In a genomic window of Epinephelus lanceolatus isolate andai-2023 chromosome 3, ASM4190304v1, whole genome shotgun sequence:
- the LOC117255564 gene encoding tetraspanin-5 — protein MMSGKHFKAHEVSCCIKYFIFGFNIIFWFLGVAFLGIGLWAWSEKGVLSNISSITDLGGFDPVWLFLVVGGVMFILGFAGCIGALRENSFLLKFFSVFLGIIFFLELTAGVLAFVFKDWIKDQLNFFINNNIRAYRDDIDLQNLIDFTQEYWECCGAFGADDWNLNIYFNCTDSNPSREKCGVPFSCCTKDPAEDVINTQCGYDIRAKTDSEQRTFIYIKGCVPQFEKWLQDNLTVVAGIFIGIALLQIFGICLAQNLVSDIEAVRESCLFT, from the exons TTCCTCGGAGTGGCCTTCCTCGGCATTGGGTTGTGGGCATGGAGCGAAAAG GGTGTCCTCTCCAACATCTCGTCCATCACAGACCTGGGGGGCTTTGACCCCGTCTGGCTCTTCTTGGTGGTGGGCGGTGTGATGTTCATCCTTGGATTTGCTGGGTGCATCGGAGCGCTGCGGGAAAACTCTTTCTTGCTGAAATTT TTCTCCGTGTTCCTGGGTATCATCTTCTTCCTGGAGCTGACTGCAGGAGTCCTGGCCTTTGTCTTCAAAGACTGGATCAAGGACCAGCTCAATTTTTTCATTAACAACAACATTCGGGCTTACAGAGACGACATTGATCTGCAGAACCTGATAGACTTCACCCAGGAATAT TGGGAGTGTTGTGGAGCTTTCGGAGCGGATGACTGGAATTTAAACATCTACTTCAACTGCACTGATTCCAACCCGAGTCGTGAGAAATGTGGAGTGCCCTTTTCCTGCTGCACCAAAGATCCAGCG GAGGACGTCATCAACACTCAGTGTGGCTACGACATCCGAGCCAAAACG GACTCTGAGCAGCGGACATTCATCTATATCAAAGGATGCGTTCCTCAGTTTGAGAAGTGGCTTCAAGACAACCTGACGGTGGTGGCAGGCATCTTTATTGGGATTGCATTACTACAG ATTTTTGGCATCTGTTTAGCGCAGAATCTCGTGAGCGACATTGAAGCTGTGAGAGAGAGTTG CTTGTTTACCTAA